In Kwoniella newhampshirensis strain CBS 13917 chromosome 2, whole genome shotgun sequence, one DNA window encodes the following:
- a CDS encoding N-acetylglucosamine-6-phosphate deacetylase, with product MTDVIRFTNGYLALPDGTAAQADLYISPSSGTIISGQSSFFSTSSLPARTIDLDGNLLCPGLIDVQINGAFGIDFSDLDLEAGQEGESKYVEGVEHVAKRLTEFGTTSFVPTIITQKEELYAKLLRLLRPRSPKNSAHVLGYHAEGPFLHPLRRGAHSSTLLMTASSNPPIDTFDKVYGKNGLDQEGVKIITLAPDVEGVMGCVEDLVSRGVTVSIGHSDATLEQAEEAMKRGARMITHLFNAMPPIHHRDPGVIGLLGAPSHRPYYGIIVDGYHSHPNTVRIAYKACKEGCVLVSDAQTIMDPSLPDGVHPWRDGIKFRKEGLKVLVEGTNTLAGSAAPLAPQVHNLSKFASIPLEEAVLGATLRPAQLLGGQIAQSKGQLALGYDADLCVMSWGGKVLSTWVGGKEVWKDETFGGRG from the exons ATGACCGATGTGATAAGATTCACGAATGGATACCTTGCTCTGCCAGATGGTACT GCAGCACAAGCAGATCTGTACATCTCCCCATCATCCGGGACGATCATCTCCGGTcaatcctccttcttctccacgtCATCGTTGCCTGCCCGAACGATAGATCTCGACGGAAACCTGCTCTGTCCGGGACTGATCGATGTTCAGATCAACGGAGCGTTCGGGATCGATTTCTctgatctggatctggaagCAGGgcaagagggagagagcaAGTATGTCGAGGGAGTGGAACATGTCGCGAAGAGATTGACGGAGTTTGGAACGACCAGTTTCGTCCCGACGATCATCACGCAGAAAGAGGAGCTTTACGCCAAG ctccttcgccttctcaGACCCAGATCTCCCAAAAACTCTGCTCACGTACTAGGCTATCATGCCGAAGGTCCATTCCTCCATCCACTTCGACGCGGAGCCCACTCCTCCACCTTACTCATGACGGCGTCCTCCAATCCACCGATAGATACCTTCGACAAGGTGTATGGGAAAAACGGCCTGGACCAGGAAGGCGTGAAGATCATCACCCTGGCTCCGGATGTCGAGGGCGTGATGGGTTGCGTGGAGGATCTGGTCAGTAGAGGTGTGACGGTCTCTATCGGACATAG CGATGCGACGTTGGAACAAGCGGAGGAAGCAatgaagagaggagcgaggatgatcaCCCATTTGTTCAA CGCCATGCCTCCGATCCACCATCGAGATCCAGGTGTCATCGGACTATTAGGCGCACCGAGCCATCGACCATACTACGGTATCATCGTTGACGGATATCATTCCCACCCCAATACTGTCAGAATAGCTTATAAAGCGTGCAAGGAGGGCTGTGTGTTGGTCTCGGATG CTCAAACAATCATGGACCCGTCGCTGCCGGATGGTGTCCACCCTTGGCGAGATGGCATCAAGTtcaggaaagaaggacTGAAAGTGTTAGTGGAGGGGACGAATACCCTCGCAGGCAG CGCCGCACCCCTCGCTCCTCAAGTACACAACCTATCCAAGTTCGcctccatccctctcgaAGAAGCAGTCCTAGGCGCCACCCTCCGTCCCGCCCAACTTCTAGGCGGACAGATCGCGCAGAGCAAAGGTCAATTGGCATTGGGTTACGATGCCGATCTGTGTGTGATGAGTTGGGGAGGGAAGGTTCTGAGTACGTGGGTtggagggaaagaggtcTGGAAAGATGAGACTTTTGGAGGGAGGGGATAA
- a CDS encoding glucosamine-6-phosphate deaminase — MRLTIRDTKEQVGNYIAEYIAKRINSFTPTPAHPNIVLGLPTGSSPLPVYRRLVELHKEGKVSFKDVITFNMDEYVGIPRDHSESYHTFMFTNFFSLIDIDPKNTHILNGNAEDLYKECEDYEAAIRGVGGIDLFLGGIGADGHIAFNEPGSSLTSRTRIKTLAYETILDNCRFFNNDLSLVPRMALTVGVQTVMDAKEVVLVVTGQNKSLALSQMIEGGVNHMVTASALQTHPWALVVCDEDATLELRVKTVKYFKSIEKVQDEVESKYGPVASVRLGLSRATAA; from the exons ATGAGATTGACTATCAGAGATACCAAAGAGCAAGTAGGGAACTAC ATCGCAGAGTACATCGCTAAACGGATCAATTCGTTCACCCCCACTCCCGCTCACCCCAACATCGTCCTTGGTCTACCTACCGGATCTTCCCCTTTGCCCGTGTACCGACGATTGGTCGAGCTGCAcaaggaggggaaggtcAGCTTCAAGGATGTGATCacat TCAACATGGATGAATACGTTGGGATCCCTCGAGATCACTCCGAGTCATACCATACCTTCATGTTCACCAACTTTTTCTCTCTGATCGATATTGA CCCCAAGAACACTCATATTTTGAACGGAAATGCCGAAGATCTATACAAGGAGTGTGAAGATTATGAAGCGGCCATCCGAGGCGTTGGCGggatcgatctcttcctcggtgGTATCGGTGCTG ACGGACACATCGCTTtcaacgag CCCggatcatcactcacatcccGGACCCGAATCAAGACTCTCGCCTACGAGACTATCCTCGACAATTGTCGTTTCTTCAACAACGACCTCTCCTTAGTGCCCCGCATGGCGCTCACCGTTGGTGTGCAGACGGTCATGGATGCCAAAGAGGTCGTACTGGTCGTCACTGGGCAGAACAAGAGTTTGGCTCTTAGTCAGATGATCGAGGGTGGGGTGAACCATATG GTCACTGCAAGCGCTTTACAAACTCATCCATGGGCTCTGGTCGTATGCGA TGAAGATGCGACTCTCGAATTACGCGTCAAGACCGTCAAGTATTTCAAGTCGATCGAGAAGGTACAAGATGAAGTAGAGAGTAAATACGGTCCTGTCGCTTCTGTACGACTCGGTCTGAGTCGGGCTACTGCCGCTTAG